The DNA region GGTCATCCAATAAATCAAATTGGCCATTTGACAAAGCCCGCCACCTGTACGTTCGATAAAACTACCATTCCGAAGTTGCATTCCCGGCAAATACCCTTTTCTTTTGGTAGGTTTCCCCACAAGATACCAAAACGAAAAGACTTGGTTTGGCTGGAGAATAACTCCATTTAACTTTGAAATGGCGATACTAAGGTTTACCTTCTTGTTCTCTTGGAGATACATGGGTACGTCTTTGAGTTTGCGATAGATGGGAGACGAGTGTTTAAAAACAGAAATAGGATATTTTTCTTTGAATTCAGTCGGAGCGGCTTTATTTGTAGTAAATGATTTTTGTTCCAAAAACCAAATTAGATACCGTTTCCACTGGAAGTAAATTTTACCGAAAAATAAACGTAAGTTCCCTCGATGAACTCTTTGATTCATTCCAAGGATCGGTTTTTTTTTGAAACTAAATCCCATTCGTGTGTTTTCTCTTTATAAAATCAGGACGTTCTTTATAAGGATTTTTCCAAGACTTAGCTACTTGTAAAAGTTTTGAATTTCGTTTTTCTAACAACAAACGGTATTTTTTCCAATCCTCTTCTCGAACGAGTTGGTATTCTCCTAAAGGTCGGATAAAATTAAAAATAGGTTTTTTATTTTCATCTTTGCTAACTAACAAGTTTTCATATCGAATTCCATATACAGCGCGATAAATTTCTGTATTTTGTGGCAATTCAGAAATGGCTTTTGTATCTGGTTCGAAGGAAAGACAGTCTTTGTGAAATTGAAAATGGTAGTATTCGCAAAAACCGTGGTGGGCCACAAGCAAGCCATTGTTTGGTACAGCGGCCATGGATTCACCAGGAATCCACATTTGTTCATAAGAATAACGAAATTGGTTAGGATTTGTAAATAGGGTAAAGATCCAAAGCCCCGCACTCGCAGTCCAAACCAAAATTTGGAAACGATTCCATGGAACAAAAACTTGCACTAAAAGGATCAAACTCAAAAGAATTCGGTATTGTATGTCCGCGAAATGAAAGATAGGAATTAATAATAAAAATCCAAAAAACGCCAAGGCCTTACGCATTCGATAAAACTTTGGTTCTGATTTTCCAAATACCAAAAAAGCCCAGTCCCCAAGAATCCCAAAGCCAGCTAACGAAAAAGCTGCGGACAATGGAAAAATATCTTTATCATGATAAAACCTTCCATTCGGATTTTGAGGGAGTAAAAAAGGAAGGATAATGGCAAAACAGAAAATCACTGGATAGAACTTTTCAGGCATCCAATAGAATACCAAAATCCCAAAGCCAATAAGAGCCACCATGGGATGGAACCAAAGCGCAAATAAGAAAAAGACCGCGGAAGCAATCCAACGCAGGCGAAATCGAAGTAGTGAAGTAGAAAGAAATGAAGAAGAAGATGATTGCGACAACGACGATGATGTTGTTGATGGCGATAGTGTAGTTTTTGAAAAAAATGATGATAATGTTGGAATGGGTGAAGAGAATCCAATACTAAGAATTAAAAACCCTAAGGCCCAACTTTGTTTGGGATATAAAAAACCCAAAACAAAAACCACAATACTAGGTATCCCCAATGAAAGGACTCCAATGCCTTTTTTTGCCTCCATGATTAGGAACCGAGACAGAAAAACAGAAAACACCAGCCAAACGCAAGTTAGAATCTGAAAACCTAATAATGTTTCGTCACTAACTCCGAAAATCCGAAACAATAAAGCAACGATATGAAATACAGGGGAATGGTCTGGTGAATGCAATTTCCCCGATTCTAAAAGGGAAACTGCTTGGACACCATACCAATAAATATCCTTACCAAACAATGGAATTTAGTTTGTAATTTGGACTTTTTTGCCAATCATCTGTAATCCGTTGGCAGACTTTTTCACCGTGAGTGTATCTCCAAAGATAACTGTCGATTTTTCTTCTGTGGTTTCTGCATACGGACTATTGGAATCTAAACTTTGTGTGACTACCTTATGATCCCTTCCAAAAATTTTGATTTTAGCTTCTGTTGCATTGGCTTCAAGCAAAACCCAGGTTCCATCTAATACTCGTTTTTCGGACACATCATCTTTCCAAATCACAAAGGAACCATTGGAACGAAATACATAATCCAATCTACCTTCCGATACATCTCCAAAAACCGCTTTGTTTACAAATCCAGATAGAATGGTATTTTTTGTTTTTGAAATTACAGATTTTTTGAATTCATCTGCATTTTTATCAACTACCGTAAATCGTTTTCCCTTTTCACCGAGTAAGATGATTTCGGCAATGACAGTGTCTTTCCAAGTTTTTCCAGGACGAACCTTTTGAATGGAAAATTTAAACTTTTTACCTGAAAGACTTTTTGGAAAAAAAATCCTTTGTCCCCCTTGTTTGTCTGCCACTTTGATGGAAAAAGAATCTGAATCATTGGATACGAGTAACTCTGTCACGGATCCATTTTTATGAAAAAGTGCATCTAACCTTTGGTAACCGTTAAAAATTTC from Leptospira noumeaensis includes:
- a CDS encoding discoidin domain-containing protein encodes the protein MKKIILTLLVFLILFCKNSPIENSIVIERIQAASSAEGTSPINVFKPGKYWKPESSLDGITIFFSNGAKWNQIGKTDGRAFFNEISVECKEKKGYVAFYKDGSYATNFDCSKETPQKIKSSGVHVVYLLPDSGNGIQTVSFFQNGKKLDVLYPEPVVGEVSASSTLPNYPAYSLFDGSIDFAWVEGVPTDGVGESFEIELEDEINLSGIEIFNGYQRLDALFHKNGSVTELLVSNDSDSFSIKVADKQGGQRIFFPKSLSGKKFKFSIQKVRPGKTWKDTVIAEIILLGEKGKRFTVVDKNADEFKKSVISKTKNTILSGFVNKAVFGDVSEGRLDYVFRSNGSFVIWKDDVSEKRVLDGTWVLLEANATEAKIKIFGRDHKVVTQSLDSNSPYAETTEEKSTVIFGDTLTVKKSANGLQMIGKKVQITN
- a CDS encoding VanW family protein; translated protein: MGFSFKKKPILGMNQRVHRGNLRLFFGKIYFQWKRYLIWFLEQKSFTTNKAAPTEFKEKYPISVFKHSSPIYRKLKDVPMYLQENKKVNLSIAISKLNGVILQPNQVFSFWYLVGKPTKRKGYLPGMQLRNGSFIERTGGGLCQMANLIYWMTLHSPLEVKERWRHSFDIFPDSERTLPFGSGATLSYNYIDLQIKNTTKQPFVLHLWIEDDLLKGEWLTDIEIPFLYQVYESYHGFHAEPWGGYTRRNTIRRKKISKDTKEILEDVLVTENTAWMMYEPLLESKMDSRRNN